In Brienomyrus brachyistius isolate T26 chromosome 25, BBRACH_0.4, whole genome shotgun sequence, a single window of DNA contains:
- the LOC125720381 gene encoding ankyrin-2-like isoform X6, whose product MASPSSSSPERGSPPNQQRIRQSDSNTSFLRAARAGNLDKVLEYLKDGVDINTCNQNGLNALHLAAKEGHLELVEELLDRGAFVDSATKKGNTALHIASLAGQQEVAKLLVKKGASVNAQSQNGFTPLYMASQENHLDVVHYLLENDGNQSTATQDGFTPLAIALQQGHDQVVALLLEKDTKGKVRLPALHIAARKDDTKAAALLLQNDHNADVQSKMMVNRTTESGFTPLHIAAHYGNVNVSTLLLNRGAAVNFTARNGITPLHVASKRGNTNMISLLLDQGGQIDAKTRDGLTPLHCAARSGHAPAVEMLLERGAPLLARTKNGLSPLHMSAQGDHVECVKHLLQHQAPVDDVTLDYLTALHVAAHCGHYRVTKLLLDKKANPNARALNGFTPLHIACKKNRVKVMELLVKYGAAIQAITESGLTPIHVSAFMGHLSIVLLLLQNGASPDICNIRGETALHMAARAGQLEVVRCLLRNGAQVDAIAREEQTPLHIAARLGKTDIVQLLLQHMAHPDASTASGYTPLHISARENQLEAAAVLLEAGASHSLFSKKGFTPLHVAAKYGSLEVAKLLLQRRASLDAAGSNGLTPLHVAAHYDNQEMVLLLLDKGASPHATAKNGYTPLHIAARKNQMDVAAALIRHGASTSSVSKQGVSPLHLASQEGHATMASLLLRNNAHVNAAARNGLTPLHLAAQEDKVSVAEILTKNGANIEQQTKMGYTPLIVACHYGNMKMVNFLLQHDVNVNVKTKNGYTPLHQAAQQGNTHIISLLLECGAKPNVMTVSGNTALSIAKRLGYISVVDTLKMVTEEVITTSTTVTEKHKLNVPETMTEVLDVSDEEGEDTMMGDGGEYLRVEDLRDLGDDSLSGHYLEGLDYLRFSLEGGQQESSNRSQLTSRQQQRNQKGGALMEDIISSQKVAISFENQKDSYRLSWGIENLDNVALSSGALQSGHISPFHELDNSSFLVSFMVDARGGAMRGCRHHGLRIIVPPRKCSAPTRVTCRLVKRQRLACMPPLVEGEALANRLVEVGPTGTQFLGKLHLPAAPPPLNEGESLVSRILQLGPPGTKFLGPVVLEIPHFAALRGAERELVTLRSETGENWREHHCEHTEEELNQILNGMDEELDPPEELERRRICRIITRDFPQYFAVVSRIKQDSHLMGPEGGVLRSSVNPEVQAVFPEGALTKRIRVGLQAQIIPPDLVKRILGNKARFSPIVTMEPRRRKFHKPITMTIPVPKASANDGAGGYGADLLTLRLLCSITGGTTPAQWEDITGSTPLSFNNECVSFTTNVSARFWLIDCRQVQESVNFCTQVYRDVICVPYMAKFVIFAKTLNPIEARLRCFCMTDDKMDKTLEQQENFTEVARSRDVEVLEGKPIYADCFGNLVPLTKTGQHHIFSFFAFKENRLALLIKVRDSTQDPCGRLSFTKEPRSYRSLNMSAICNLNITLPAYSKDSDSDPETDEQTDQTHDKFDAQGDPERNEERLAVIADHLGFSWAELARELEFDEDRIQQIRVENPNSLQEQSHALLKHWAEREGDNATESNLNRKLTKINRMDIVHLIETNVFKCNQTSRTYAEIEKTLDQSEDLDSPRLIRRTETTPKPPPSVSEEDLSVSSLLDTHCTEALRHTQRQTHQQDQQMTRVMGVMGGVPLTFEENGTSETGGRSTPEQISSELYMEKTLISSESKDSLDRLGEDSDFAKTPAQACQGSPCISQTAERQFVLSGSSLTSFDHIEELEMNDDASEYAPVDLNLMSSVPEPSVNLIGGPTQINQGSSELATENTEACPGAWIISRDFREESSHFEETCYEFNQNKMSCKPLSEVEPEFLVESLPEDTLVMEEALDLKSTSSAFTSFTNGAELLNSVETQSRCSSHNLFEKETTIIKSVSDDEKYPTTFEFEQPCPETTVANQMFLPESSVLDVLSEMTHDSESADIPPLPSPSKDITSESISRPLTCSESSSEPLQIIPEVLREINEDDDKLQNSPVQVSPTINQSSLDFEQISCKTQSGYSPELLESEETEETQYGPSSPLQDIRVSVDLSSGSPFAREDLTDSSQVAPDIQSTPEISPVSLQMTVDEKPDLQASQQCCLEQSEASNFVDSADVFVSSTPIQIECDTTELEIIPVSTEAIPVSNQIVQKSLSDTELHDPDSLELAVEDSLASSKINLNPPDFERLLSEDNGNLQNSFLCVSPKIDESSPDFEQTFSALETQALNVKVKEPNKTHSQSSYSPVIDMKPDFDLSPVSPVFTESPSEPSQVSLKLLSDTDQNVHEISGSAMDAPGTPPNSSDCEETLPEWNYLQTQINSNTDKPKEMNSQSSCSSLDREPIDVCPMSNESTSQSRLVTSDVLHSAHMQFQSPPGMAQRRQSESQKSSDILVSLRSLSYDLDQSTRVLNSVSRSLADGELNIKSDDHCESLIEPSQVQHDVLIDANADDRQPPESFIGDISVSPKTRITSTDFKSPGVETTPTRFSPELTEFRKSPSQSSPSIFLGKEHPANLSTEPSLFSECHADQSQVFNFDKCSPIVDQPALMLESGHISCEISEATCGSAADRCDPSSPLQVENVLMDVTPISPSSSESPSEPSQVTSKLVRKSLSGQGSPEDVSQDMSGSQKILPTSSELEKTGDVFSEEFEECEEDAALLPLPDTGTPTELNPVSPGLNESLSEASQSAYDLCREENQDSETSIESVNKNIPKSPKCLAEKYAASEVTHTVFTSESSSSSSLANFTLSPTVRPDYDILQDFTYSAEPTEQVTAEEFEGEVNLDDEYIEQAAQTLGKSYLFQLGGSTACSLTSQVTKTNNASSCKAPEVRRAVHSLSASADFSRASGDSDPAYTEWFSGHCEVQTKGLKSGRAHSAGDGIGCSFTPSSQDSLHTEQIQISSTDAALLTAGTGKAHSSSSEDYWDAHEPHEVGHPVMEEVPPPRDSGACQPGIDPTSQLSAGEQAECEDDADSLARVDAMLDVSPLTEAEQQAMEHCRTSGVSRKIIQKGLSADGVEWEEEVKNGQGLKPACIKDGAQCTTMRKRALRSDGDQTEVTFCESLPLSTEVAMEAEPEQEHSVNKDTDE is encoded by the exons ATGGCATCCCCCAGCAGCTCGTCGCCTGAGCGGGGGTCCCCACCGAACCAACAGCGCATTCGCCAG TCTGACAGCAACACAAGCTTCCTGCGAGCTGCTCGTGCAGGGAACCTGGACAAGGTGTTAGAATACCTGAAGGATGGTGTGGATATAAACACCTGTAACCAG AATGGACTCAATGCTCTGCATCTGGCAGCTAAGGAGGGTCACCTGGAGCTGGTGGAGGAGCTGCTGGACAGAGGGGCGTTTGTGGATTCAGCCACTAAG AAAGGGAACACTGCTCTCCATATTGCCTCGCTGGCTGGACAGCAGGAAGTGGCAAAGCTGCTGGTGAAGAAAGGCGCCAGTGTCAATGCCCAGTCCCAG AACGGCTTCACCCCATTGTACATGGCGTCTCAGGAGAACCACCTCGACGTGGTGCATTACCTGCTGGAGAACGACGGGAACCAGAGTACTGCCACTCAG GACGGCTTTACCCCGCTGGCCATCGCGCTGCAGCAGGGCCACGACCAGGTGGTGGCGCTATTGCTGGAGAAAGACACCAAAGGCAAAGTGCGCCTACCTGCCCTGCACATCGCAGCCCGCAAAGACGACACCAAGGCTGCAGCCCTGCTGCTGCAGAACGACCATAATGCAGACGTGCAGTCTAAG ATGATGGTGAACAGGACGACGGAG AGCGGGTTCACTCCTCTGCACATCGCTGCTCACTATGGCAACGTGAATGTTTCCACGCTTCTCCTGAACCGTGGGGCAGCGGTGAACTTTACTGCGCGG AATGGGATCACACCCCTCCATGTGGCCTCCAAGCGTGGAAACACCAACATGATCAGCTTACTGCTGGACCAGGGGGGTCAGATTGATGCCAAGACTCGT GATGGCCTGACACCCCTGCACTGTGCAGCCAGAAGTGGACATGCACCAGCAGTTGAgatgctgctggagagaggagcTCCTCTCCTGGCCAGGACAAAG AATGGGCTGTCCCCACTACACATGTCTGCCCAGGGTGACCACGTGGAGTGTGTCAAGCACCTGCTTCAGCACCAGGCACCTGTTGATGATGTCACACTGGACTACTTGACAGCACTGCATGTGGCAGCGCACTGTGGCCATTACCGAGTCACCAAGTTACTCCTGGACAAGAAGGCTAATCCCAATGCCCGTGCTCTG AACGGCTTCACTCCACTGCACATCGCGTGCAAGAAGAACAGGGTCAAGGTGATGGAGCTGCTGGTGAAGTACGGCGCTGCCATTCAGGCCATCACAGAG TCCGGCCTCACGCCCATCCACGTATCTGCCTTCATGGGGCACCTGAGCATCGTGCTTCTCCTGCTGCAGAACGGGGCATCGCCGGACATCTGCAACATT CGCGGGGAGACGGCGCTGCACATGGCCGCTCGCGcggggcagctggaggtggtgcGCTGTCTGCTGAGGAATGGAGCTCAGGTTGATGCCATAGCTCGG GAGGAGCAGACCCCTCTTCACATCGCAGCTCGCCTGGGGAAGACTGATATCGTCCAGCTGCTACTCCAGCACATGGCCCACCCAGACGCCTCCACGGCCAGCGGCTACACCCCTCTGCACATCTCCGCCCGTGAGAACCAGCTGGAGGCAGCCGCTGTTTTGCTGGAGGCTGGTGCCTCACACTCTCTGTTCTCCAAG AAAGGATTTACCCCCCTGCATGTCGCTGCTAAGTATGGAAGCCTGGAGGTGGCAAAACTTCTGCTGCAGAGGCGAGCGTCCCTTGACGCTGCCGGAAGT AATGGGCTGACTCCTCTTCACGTTGCTGCCCACTATGACAACCAGGAGATGGTGCTGTTGCTATTGGACAAGGGTGCCTCACCTCACGCCACAGCCAAG AACGGCTACACTCCGCTGCACATCGCAGCTCGGAAGAACCAGATGGACGTAGCAGCGGCACTGATCCGGCACGGTGCCTCCACCAGCTCCGTCAGCAAGCAGGGGGTCAGCCCGCTGCACCTGGCCTCCCAGGAGGGCCACGCCACCATGGCCTCACTGCTGCTGCGCAACAACGCACATGTCAACGCGGCTGCCAGG AATGGCCTGACCCCCCTGCATTTAGCTGCCCAGGAGGACAAAGTCAGCGTGGCAGAGATACTCACGAAAAACGGCGCAAACATCGAGCAGCAAACTAAG ATGGGCTACACACCCTTGATTGTAGCATGTCACTATGGAAATATGAAGATGGTGAATTTCCTGCTGCAGCATGATGTCAATGTGAATGTTAAAACCAAG AATGGATACACCCCCCTTCACCAAGcagcacagcagggaaacacacacatcaTTAGCCTGCTTTTGGAGTGTGGGGCCAAACCCAATGTCATGACTGTG AGTGGAAACACAGCCCTGTCCATCGCTAAGCGGTTGGGCTACATCTCAGTTGTGGACACCCTGAAGATGGTCACTGAGGAGGTCATCACCACGAGCACG ACCGTGACAGAGAAACACAAGCTGAACGTCCCGGAGACCATGACTGAAGTGCTTGATGTGTCTGATGAGGAAG GGGAAGACACAATGATGGGGGATGGGGGTGAGTACCTGCGAGTGGAGGACCTGAGGGACCTGGGGGATGACTCCTTGTCCGGACATTACCTGGAGGGCTTAGACTACCTTCGCTTCAGCCTGGAAGGAGGCCAGCAGGAGAG TTCCAACAGGTCTCAGCTCACTTCCAGACAACAGCAACGTAATCAGAAAGGTGGAGCACTGATGGAGGACATCATCAGCAGTCAAAAG GTGGCTATTTCTTTTGAGAACCAGAAAGATTCTTACCGCTTGAGCTGGGGCATTGAAAACCTGGACAATGTGGCCCTATCCTCTGGGGCATTGCAGTCTGG CCACATCTCTCCGTTTCACGAACTTGACAACAGCAG CTTCTTGGTCAGTTTCATGGTGGATGCACGTGGGGGGGCCATGCGGGGGTGCCGACACCATGGTCTGCGCATCATCGTCCCCCCGCGGAAGTGCTCCGCCCCCACGCGTGTTACCTGCCGCCTGGTGAAGAGGCAGCGCCTGGCATGCATGCCCCCCCTGGTGGAGGGTGAGGCGCTGGCTAACCGGCTGGTGGAGGTGGGACCCACCGGGACACAGTTTCTTGG GAAGCTGCATCTTCCAGCTGCTCCCCCTCCTCTTAACGAAGGAGAGAGCTTGGTCAGCCGAATCCTACAACTGGGGCCTCCCGGGACCAAATTTCTTGG ACCAGTGGTGCTGGAGATCCCACACTTTGCCGCATTGCGAGGGGCAGAGAGGGAGCTGGTGACTCTACGCAGTGAAACGGGGGAGAACTGGAGGGAGCATCACTGTGAACACACTGAAGAAGAGCTCAACCAGATCCTCAACGGCATGGATGAGG AGCTggaccccccagaggagctggagcgGCGGCGCATCTGTCGGATCATCACGAGAGACTTCCCACAGTACTTTGCGGTTGTGTCCCGGATCAAGCAGGACAGCCACCTGATGGGGCCAGAGGGCGGGGTTCTGAGAAGCAGCGTGAACCCTGAGGTCCAAGCTGTGTTCCCAGAGGGCGCACTCACCAAAAGGATCCGGGTTGGCCTGCAG GCCCAGATCATTCCCCCTGACCTTGTGaagaggattctgggtaataAAGCAAGATTCAGTCCTATCGTCACCATGGAGCCCCGGAGGAGGAAGTTCCACAAGCCCATTACTATGACCATTCCTGTGCCTAAGGCTTCTGCTAACGACGGGGCCGGTGGATATGGGGCCGACCTGCTTACACTGCGGCTGCTGTGTAGCATCACCG GCGGCACCACTCCTGCACAGTGGGAGGACATCACGGGAAGCACGCCACTCTCATTCAACAACGAGTGTGTGTCCTTCACGACGAACGTGTCAGCGAG GTTCTGGCTGATTGACTGTCGACAGGTGCAGGAATCCGTGAACTTCTGCACACAGGTGTACCGAGATGTGATCTGTGTTCCCTACATGGCGAAGTTTGTTATTTTTgccaagacactgaaccccatcGAGGCACGACTTCGCTGCTTCTGTATGACCGACGACAAGATGGACAAAACCCTGGAGCAGCAGGAGAACTTCACGGAGGTGGCACGTAGCCGAGACGTGGAG GTGCTAGAGGGAAAACCCATTTACGCAGACTGTTTTGGCAACTTGGTACCGCTAACAAAGACAGGCCAGCATCACATTTTCAGCTTCTTTGCATTTAAGGAGAACCGCCTGGCTCTGCTCATTAAG GTGCGGGACAGCACACAGGATCCATGCGGCCGCCTCTCATTCACCAAGGAGCCACGATCATACAGGAGCCTGAACATGAGCGCCATCTGCAACCTgaacatcactctgccagcctacAGCAAG GATTCTGATTCGGACCCAGAGACAGATGAACAG ACTGATCAGACCCATGACAAAT TTGATGCACAGGGTGACCCAGAAAGGAATGAGGAAAGGTTAGCTGTCATTGCAGACCACCTGGGGTTCAGCTGGGCAG AACTAGCACGGGAGCTGGAGTTTGATGAAGATCGGATTCAGCAGATTAGGGTGGAAAATCCCAATTCCTTGCAGGAGCAGAGCCATGCCCTGCTGAAGCACTGGGCGGAAAGGGAAGGCGACAATGCTACAG AAAGTAATCTGAATAGGAAGTTGACAAAAATTAACCGCATGGACATCGTGCATCTCATTGAAACCAATGTTTTCAAGTGCAACCAGACATCAAGGACCTATGCAGAGATCGAAAAGACACTTGATCAGAGTGAAG ACTTGGACAGTCCCAGACTGATACGAAGGACTGAAACCACGCCCAAACCCCCCCCTTCCGTCTCAGAAGAAGATCTGTCAGTCTCCTCTCTGCTGGACACACACTGCACAGAAGCTCTGAGACACACCCAGCGACAAACCCATCAACAGGACCAGCAGATGACAAG GGTTATGGGTGTAATGGGTGGAGTTCCACTGACATTTGAAGAAAATGGGACTTCGGAAACTGGAGGCAGAAGCACCCCAGAGCAG ATTTCATCAGAGTTGTACATGGAAAAGACACTAATTTCCAGTGAATCAAAGGACTCTCTTGATAGGCTGGGTGAAGACTCTGATTTTGCTAAAACACCAGCACAGGCTTGTCAGGGTTCACCATGCATAAGCCAGACAGCCGAGAGGCAGTTTGTCTTATCGGGAAGTAGCCTGACCTCATTTGATCATATTGAAGAACTTGAAATGAATGATGATGCTTCAGAATATGCACCTGTAGATCTGAATCTAATGTCTTCTGTACCTGAGCCCAGTGTGAATCTCATTGGGGGACCTACTCAAATTAACCAAGGTTCATCTGAACTAGCTACTGAGAATACTGAGGCCTGCCCAGGAGCATGGATAATCTCCCGAGACTTTCGAGAAGAGTCGTCACATTTTGAGGAAACCTGCTAtgaatttaatcaaaataaaatgTCCTGTAAACCTCTGTCTGAGGTAGAACCTGAGTTTCTGGTAGAATCTCTTCCTGAAGATACACTAGTAATGGAAGAGGCACTTGATTTGAAATCAACATCATCTGcatttacttcttttacaaatggCGCAGAACTGCTGAACTCAGTAGAAACTCAGTCCAGATGTTCCTCAcataacctgtttgaaaaagaaaCCACTATTATCAAATCAGTTTCTGATGATGAAAAATATCCTACAACCTTTGAGTTTGAACAACCTTGTCCAGAAACAACAGTTgcaaatcaaatgtttttaccAGAATCAAGTGTTCTTGATGTGCTGAGTGAAATGACACATGACTCTGAAAGTGCTGATATTCCTCCATTACCCAGCCCAAGCAAGGACATAACTTCTGAGTCCATATCACGACCTCTAACCTGCAGTGAATCTTCCTCTGAACCCCTTCAGATAATCCCCGAGGTCCTGAGGGAAATTAATGAGGATGATGACAAGTTACAAAATTCCCCTGTCCAGGTATCACCAACAATAAACCAAAGCTCACTTGATTTTGAACAAATATCATGTAAGACACAAAGTGGATATAGTCCAGAATTGCTGGAATCAGAAGAAACTGAGGAAACTCAGTACGGACCCTCATCACCCCTCCAGGATATTAGAGTATCTGTTGATCTGAGTTCAGGGTCTCCATTTGCCAGAGAGGATCTTACAGACTCCAGCCAGGTGGCACCTGATATTCAGTCAACCCCTGAGATCAGCCCGGTTTCTCTGCAGATGACTGTCGATGAAAAACCCGACTTACAAGCATCACAGCAATGCTGCCTTGAGCAGAGTGAAGCGTCTAACTTTGTTGACTCAGCAGACGTATTTGTTTCTTCAACACCTATACAAATTGAATGTGACACTACTGAACTGGAAATTATACCTGTTTCAACTGAAGCCATTCCTGTATCTAatcaaattgtgcaaaaatcaCTCAGTGACACTGAGCTACATGATCCAGACTCTTTAGAATTAGCTGTTGAAGATTCTTTAGCTTCATCAAAAATTAACTTAAACCCTCCTGATTTTGAACGCCTGTTGTCTGAGGACAATGGCAATTTGCAAAATTCCTTTTTGTGTGTATCACCAAAAATCGATGAGAGCTCACCTGACTTTGAGCAAACATTTTCTGCTTTAGAGACACAAGCATTAAATGTAAAGGTGAAAgaaccaaataaaacacattcACAGTCAAGCTATTCACCTGTTATTGACATGAAGCCAGATTTTGATCTGAGTCCGGTGTCACCagtctttacagaatctcctTCAGAACCTAGTCAGGTTTCACTTAAACTCCTCAGTGACACTGACCAAAATGTTCATGAGATATCTGGTTCTGCTATGGATGCTCCAGGCACACCTCCAAATTCATCAGACTGTGAAGAAACGTTACCTGAATGGAATTATCTGCAAACTCAAATAAATTCAAATACTGATAAACCAAAGGAAATGAATTCTCAGTCCAGTTGTTCGTCACTAGACAGAGAACCTATTGATGTATGTCCCATGTCTAATGAATCTACCTCCCAAAGTAGACTTGTGACATCAGATGTCCTACATTCAGCCCATATGCAGTTTCAGAGTCCTCCTGGCATGGCACAAAGAAGACAATCTGAATCACAAAAATCAAGCGATATTCTTGTAAGCTTGAGAAGTCTGTCATATGATTTGGACCAGTCAACGAGAGTGCTGAACTCTGTATCACGTAGCCTGGCAGATGGTGAACTAAACATCAAATCAGATGATCACTGTGAATCTCTCATTGAACCTAGTCAAGTTCAACATGACGTTCTCATTGACGCTAATGCAGATGATCGGCAGCCCCCTGAATCTTTCATAGGCGATATATCAGTATCACCAAAAACTCGCATAACTTCTACTGATTTTAAATCACCTGGAGTGGAAACAACACCTACTAGATTTAGTCCAGAGCTGACTGAATTTAGGAAAAGTCCCTCTCAATCCAGTCCTTCAATATTTCTTGGAAAAGAACATCCCGCTAACCTGAGCACAGAACCTTCGCTCTTCAGTGAATGTCATGCTGACCAAAGCCAGGTGTTTAATTTCGATAAATGTTCTCCAATAGTAGATCAGCCAGCCCTGATGCTAGAATCAGGTCATATTTCTTGTGAGATCAGTGAAGCAACTTGTGGTTCTGCTGCAGATAGGTGTGATCCTTCATCACCTCTCCAAGTAGAAAATGTACTTATGGATGTTACTCCCATCTCACCTTCATCCAGTGAATCACCCTCTGAACCCAGCCAAGTGACATCAAAGCTCGTTAGAAAAAGTCTTAGTGGTCAAGGCTCCCCTGAAGATGTGTCTCAGGATATGTCAGGATCTCAGAAAATTCTTCCAACCTCATCTGAATTAGAAAAGACAGGTGATGTATTTAGTGAAGAATTTGAGGAATGCGAAGAAGATGCTGCTTTATTGCCTCTCCCAGACACTGGAACACCTACTGAGCTAAATCCAGTGTCTCCTGGTCTTAATGAATCTCTTTCTGAAGCCAGTCAGTCGGCGTATGACCTCTGTAGAGAAGAAAACCAGGATAGCGAGACAAGCATCGAATCTGTTAACAAGAATATCCCTAAATCACCCAAATGTCTTGCAGAAAAATATGCTGCATCAGAGGTAACACATACTGTATTTACTTCAGAATCCAGTTCTTCCTCATCTTTGGCAAATTTCACACTGTCTCCCACTGTCAGACCTGATTATGATATACTTCAGGATTTCACATATTCAGCTGAACCAACTGAACAGGTCACGGCAGAAGAATTCGAGGGAGAAGTTAACCTTGATGATGAATACATTGAACAAGCTGCACAGACTCTGGGAAAATCATACTTGTTCCAACTGGGGGGTTCTACAGCCTGCAGCCTTACAAGCCAGGTAACAAAAACCAACAATGCGAGTTCATGCAAAGCACCTGAGGTCCGCAGAGCTGTTCATAGTCTTTCAGCCAGTGCAGATTTCTCTCGTGCTTCTGGAGACTCAGATCCTGCATATACGGAGTGGTTTTCAGGGCACTGTGAAGTACAAACCAAAGGATTGAAATCAGGGAGGGCTCACTCAGCGGGTGACGGCATAGGCTGCTCATTCACTCCCAGCAGCCAAGATTCCCTGCACACTGAGCAGATCCAGATCTCCAGCACAGATGCTGCCCTGCTCACAGCGGGCACAGGAAAGGCCCACTCCTCAAGCAGTGAAGATTACTGGGACGCCCACGAGCCACACGAGGTTGGGCACCCTGTGATGGAGGAAGTGCCACCCCCCAGGGACAGTGGAGCATGTCAGCCGGGTATAGACCCGACCAGTCAGCTCTCTGCAGGAGAGCAGGCTGAGTGTGAGGATGATGCTGATTCTTTAGCGCGG GTGGACGCGATGCTGGACGTGTCCCCACTGACGGAGGCAGAGCAACAGGCCATGGAGCATTGCAGGACTTCAGGG